The Pseudomonas entomophila genome segment CCGGCCAATGAAACCGTGCTTGCCGTCAGCGGCCTGGGCAAGACCTACGCCCAGCCCGTGCTCGGCGACGTCACCCTCGCGCTGCGCGGCGGCGAAGTGCTGGCCCTGACCGGCGAGAACGGCGCGGGCAAGTCGACCCTGTCCAAGTTGATCAGTGGCCTGGAGGTCCCCACCACCGGGCAGATGACCTATCGAGGGCAGCCTTACAGCCCCGTCAGCCGTGCCGAAGCCGAGCGCCTGGGCGTGCGCATGGTGATGCAGGAGCTCAACCTGCTGCCCACCCTGACCGTGGCCGAGAACCTGTTCCTCGACAACCTGCCCAGCCGCTTCGGCTGGGTCAATCACAAACGCCTGCGCCAGTTGGCCACGGCGGCCATGGCCCAAGTGGGGCTGGACGCCATCGACCCGGACACGCCGGTAGGCGAGCTTGGCATTGGCCACCAGCAAATGGTCGAGATCGCCCGCAACCTGATCGGCGACTGCCATGTGCTGATCTTCGACGAACCCACGGCCATGCTCACCGCCCGTGAGGTGGAGTTGCTGTTCACCCAGATCGAGCGCCTGCGCCAGCGCGGCGTGGCCATCGTCTACATCTCTCATCGCCTCGAAGAGTTGCAGCGCGTGGCCCAGCGCATCGCCGTACTGCGCGACGGCAAACTGGTGTGCGCCGAGCCGATCCAGCGCTATAGCAGCGAACAGCTGGTCAACCTGATGGTCGGCCGCGAACTGGGCGAGCATATCGACCTGGGTCAGCGCACGATCGGCGCGCCGTTGCTCAAGGTCGACAAACTCAGCCGCAGTGACAAGGTGCGCGAGGTGTCGTTCGAGGTCAGGGCAGGGGAGATCTTCGGCATTTCCGGCCTGATCGGTGCCGGGCGCACTGAGCTGCTGCGCCTGATCTACGGCGCCGACCGCGCCGACAGCGGCCAGGTCGCCCTTGGTCAGCCGCCACAACCGGTGGCCATCGACTCGCCCAAGTCCGCAGTCAAGGCCGGCATCGCCCTGATCACCGAGGACCGCAAGGGCGAAGGCCTGCTGCTGACCCAGTCGATCAGCGCCAACATCGCCTTGGGCAACCTCGGTGCCGTGTCCCGCGCCGGGGTACTCGACAGCAACGCCGAGCGTGAACTGGCCGAACGCCAGATCGGCGCCATGCGCATCCGCAGCGCCAGCCCTGCGCAGGCGGTGGGCGAGCTGTCCGGCGGCAACCAGCAGAAGGTGGTGATTGGCCGGTGGCTGGAGCGCGACTGCCAGGTACTGCTGTTCGACGAGCCCACCCGTGGCATCGACGTCGGCGCCAAGTTCGATATCTATGGCTTGCTCGCCGAACTCGCGCGCCAGGGCAAGGCCATCGTCGTGGTGTCCAGCGACCTGCGCGAACTGATGCTGATCTGCGACCGCATCGCCGTGCTCTCGGCCGGGCGCCTGATCGACACCTTCGAGCGCGACCGCTGGAGCCAGGACCAGCTCCTCGCCGCTGCCTTCGCCGGCTACCAGAAACGTGATGCCCTGCTGCACGACGCAGCCCCCAGGATGGACGCATGAAAACCACACTCGACACCCCGGGCACAGTGCCCGCCCGCCGCAGCGGCAACTACTATGGCCTGGGCACCTACCTGGGCCTGGCCGGCGCGTTGCTGGCGATGATCGTGCTGTTCTCGATGCTGAGCAGCCACTTCCTCTCCTATGCCACCTTCAGCACCTTGGCCAACCAGATCCCCGACCTGATGGTGCTGGCGGTGGGCATGACCTTCGTGCTGATCATCGGCGGCATCGACCTGTCGGTGGGCTCGGTGCTGGCCCTGGCCGCCTCGGCCGTCAGCGTGGCCATCCTCGGCTGGGGTTGGAGCGTGCTGCCCGCCGCCTTGCTCGGCATGGCCGTGGCGGCGCTGGCCGGCAGCATCACCGGCAGCATCACCGTGGCCTGGCGCATCCCCTCGTTCATCGTCTCACTGGGCGTGCTGGAGATGGCCCGAGGCCTGGCCTACCAGTTCACCGACTCGCGCACCGCCTACATCGGCGATGCCTTTGCCTGGTTCTCCAACCCCATCGCCTTCGGCATCTCGCCGGCCTTCATCATCGCCTTGCTGGTGATCGTGCTGGCCCAGCTGGTGCTGACCCGCACCGTGTTCGGCCGCTACCTGATCGGCATCGGCACCAACGAAGAGGCCGTGCGCCTGGCCGGCATCGACCCGCGCCCGTACAAGATCCTGGTGTTCACCCTGATGGGCGCGCTCGCCGGCCTGGCCGCGCTGTTCCAGATCTCCCGCCTGGAGGCCGCCGACCCGAATGCCGGTGCCGGCCTCGAGCTGCAGGTGATCGCCGCCGTAGTGATCGGCGGCACCAGCCTGATGGGCGGGCGCGGCTCGGTCATCAGCACCTTCTTCGGCGTGCTGATCATCTCGGTGCTGGCTGCGGGCCTGGCCCAGATCGGTGCTTCGGAACCCACCAAACGCATCATCACCGGGGCGGTCATCGTCATCGCCGTGGTGCTCGACACTTACCGTAGCCGGCGCGCGAACCGGCGGAACTGAAACCATGGCAACCATCAAAGATGTCGCGGCACTGGCGGGTATTTCCTACACCACCGTGTCCCATGTACTGAACAAGACCCGCCCGGTCAGCGAGCCCGTGCGGCTCAAGGTCGAGGCAGCGATCGCCGAGCTCGACTACGTGCCCAGCGCCGTGGCCCGCTCGCTCAAGGCGCGCAGCACCGCCACCATCGGCCTGCTGGTGCCCAACAGCGTCAACCCGTACTTCGCCGAGCTGGCCCGGGGTATCGAGGATGCCTGCGAGCGCAATGGCTACTGCGTGATCCTGTGCAACTCCGACGACAATCCGCAAAAGCAGCGCAGCTACCTGCGCGTGCTGCTGGAAAAGCGCATCGACGGGCTGATCGTCGCCTCGGTGGGCGAGGACCAGGACCTGCTCGACAGCCTCGGCGGCGTGCGCACGCCCATGGTCATCGTCGACCGCGCCCTGGACGGCGTGGCCGCCGACCTGGTGCGCATCGACCATGAACATGGCGCCTACCTGGCCACCCGTCATCTGCTGGAGCTGGGCCATCGCGAGATCGCCACCATTGCCGGCCCCGCCGATACCGGCGTGAGCCAGCTGCGCCTGGCGGGCTTCCGTCGCGCCATGGCCGAAGCCGGGGTGGCGGTGGCCAAGGGGCATGTGCTGCACAGCGACTTCACCAGCCCCGGCGGCCATGCCGCGGCGGCGCGGCTGCTCGATGGCGAGCGGCCCACGGCGATCTTCGCCGCCAACGACATGATCGGCTTCGGTGTGCTGCGCGCGGCCGCCGAGCGCAACATCGACGTGCCGGGCGAGCTGTCGGTGATCGGCTTCGACGACATCGAACTCAGCCGCTACGTGTACCCGGCGCTGACCACGGTCGGCCAGTCGATCCGCGAGCTGGGCGAAAGCGCTGCGGGCCTGCTGCTGTCGCGCATCGGCGCGCGTCAGCACGAGGGCGCGGAGCAGCGCATCGTCGCCCCGCGCATCGTCCTGCGCGAATCCACCGGGCCGCGCCCGGACCTGTTCAACGATTACCGTTAAGGAATACCCATGGATGCCAAGGTGGTAGTGGTCGGCAGCCTCAACATGGACCTGGTGGCCCGCGCCCAGCGCCTGCCCCGGGGAGGCGAGACCCTGGCTGGCGAGAGTTTCTTCACCGCCCCTGGTGGCAAGGGCGCCAACCAGGCCGTGGCCGTGGCCCGGCTGGGCGCCAGCGCGGCGATGGTCGGCAATGTCGGCGACGACGCCTATGGCCAGCAGTTGCGCCAGGCCCTGCTGGCCGAGGGCGTCGATTGCCAGGGCGTGAGTGTGTGCGAGGGTGTGTCCAGTGGCGTGGCGCTGATCGTGGTGGATGCCGCCAGCCAGAATGCCATCGTCATCATTCCTGGTGGCAACGGCCTGCTCGGGCCGGAGTCGGTACGCCGTTTCGACCACCTGCTGCAGCAAGCCGAAGTGATCATCTGCCAGCTGGAAGTGCCCGGCGCCACCGTGGCCTGGACCCTGGCCCGCGGTCGCGAGTTGGGCAAGACGGTGATCCTCAACCCGGCGCCGGCCAGCGGCCCGCTGCCGTCCGAGTGGTTCGCCCATATCGACTACCTGATCCCCAACGAGAGTGAGGCCGAGGCCTTGGCCGGCGTGCCCGTCAGTGACCAGGACAGCGCCCGCCGCGCCGCCGAGCGCCTGCGCCAGCTGGGGGCGGGCAAGGTGATCGTTACCCTGGGCGCCGACGGCGTGCTGCTGGTCGATGCCGCCGGCAGCCGGCACTTTCCGGCCCCTCGGGTACAGCCGGTGGATACCACCGCGGCGGGCGACACCTTCGTCGGCGGCTTTGCCGCTGGCCTGGCGCACGGCCTGTCGGAAGAGCAAGCCATCGGCTTCGGCCAGCGCGCCGCCGCATTGTCGGTGACCCGTGTTGGTGCGCAGCCGTCGATACCCTACCTGAAGGAGTTGGTGCCATGAAAAAGGGGCCACTGCTGAATATCGCCCTGTCGCGGACCATCGCCGGCCTGGGGCATGGCGACATCCTGGTGATCGGCGATGCCGGCTTGCCGGTTCCACCTGGCGTGGAGGTCATCGACCTGGCGCTGACTCCAGGCATTCCGGACTTCACCAGCGTGCTGCGCGTGGTGCTGAGCGAGATGCAGGTGGAGCGGCATGTGCTGGCCGAGGAAATGTTCCAGGCCGCTCCGCTGGGCCTGATCGAGGTTGAACAAATGCATGCCCGTGGCGAGATCGGTCAGCGGGAAGTGATGAACCATGCCGATTTCAAGGCGCTGTGCCGGCAGGCGCGGGCCGTGGTTCGTACCGGTGAGTGCCGGCCCTACAGCAATATCGCGCTGGTGGCTGGCGTCACCTTTTGAATGGGTGCGCGGCCACCGTAGGAGCCAGCTTTGCTGGCGAAGAGGCCCTGGCAAGGCTGTGCCTTGCATCGCCAGCAAGGCTGGCTCCTACAGGTGCCCCGTTAGCCTGAAACCTAGCAACAAGGAGTGCTGAATGTCCCTCAAACGCCTGCTCCAAGGAGCCGTCCTCATGTCCGCGCTAGCCGCCACCGCCCTGCAGGCCGCCCCTCGCGACCTGATCATCGACACCGACCCCGGCGCCGACGACGTGGTGGCACTGCTGCTAGCCATGGCTTCCCCTGAGGAGCTGAAGATCCGCGCCATCACCACCGTCGCCGGCAACGTGCGCCTTGAGAAAACCTCGCGCAACGCCCGCCTGGCCCGTGAGTGGGGTGGGCGCGAAGAGATCCCGGTATACGCCGGGGCAGGGCGCCCGCTGGTGCGCACACCCATCTACGCGGCCAACGTGCATGGCGAGGAGGGGCTCACCGGCGTGCAGGTCCACGAGCCGAAGAAGCCCTTGGCCAAAGGCAACGCTGTGCAGTACCTGATCGATACCCTGAGCACCGCCGAGCCCCACAGCATCACCATCGCCATGCTTGGCCCGCAGACCAACCTGGCCCTGGCACTGATCCAGAAGCCCGAGATCGTCAACGGCATCAAGGAAGTGGTGGTGATGGGCGGTGCCCACTTCAACGGCGGCAATATCACCCCGGCCGCCGAGTTCAATCTGTTCGCCGACCCCCATGCCGCCGAAGTGGTGCTGGCCAGCGGCGTCAAGCTTACCTACCTGCCGCTGGACGTCACCCACAAGGTGCTCACCAGCGAGGCACGCCTCAAGCAACTGGCCGCAGTGA includes the following:
- a CDS encoding sugar ABC transporter ATP-binding protein, with translation MSLPANETVLAVSGLGKTYAQPVLGDVTLALRGGEVLALTGENGAGKSTLSKLISGLEVPTTGQMTYRGQPYSPVSRAEAERLGVRMVMQELNLLPTLTVAENLFLDNLPSRFGWVNHKRLRQLATAAMAQVGLDAIDPDTPVGELGIGHQQMVEIARNLIGDCHVLIFDEPTAMLTAREVELLFTQIERLRQRGVAIVYISHRLEELQRVAQRIAVLRDGKLVCAEPIQRYSSEQLVNLMVGRELGEHIDLGQRTIGAPLLKVDKLSRSDKVREVSFEVRAGEIFGISGLIGAGRTELLRLIYGADRADSGQVALGQPPQPVAIDSPKSAVKAGIALITEDRKGEGLLLTQSISANIALGNLGAVSRAGVLDSNAERELAERQIGAMRIRSASPAQAVGELSGGNQQKVVIGRWLERDCQVLLFDEPTRGIDVGAKFDIYGLLAELARQGKAIVVVSSDLRELMLICDRIAVLSAGRLIDTFERDRWSQDQLLAAAFAGYQKRDALLHDAAPRMDA
- a CDS encoding ABC transporter permease, with the translated sequence MKTTLDTPGTVPARRSGNYYGLGTYLGLAGALLAMIVLFSMLSSHFLSYATFSTLANQIPDLMVLAVGMTFVLIIGGIDLSVGSVLALAASAVSVAILGWGWSVLPAALLGMAVAALAGSITGSITVAWRIPSFIVSLGVLEMARGLAYQFTDSRTAYIGDAFAWFSNPIAFGISPAFIIALLVIVLAQLVLTRTVFGRYLIGIGTNEEAVRLAGIDPRPYKILVFTLMGALAGLAALFQISRLEAADPNAGAGLELQVIAAVVIGGTSLMGGRGSVISTFFGVLIISVLAAGLAQIGASEPTKRIITGAVIVIAVVLDTYRSRRANRRN
- a CDS encoding LacI family DNA-binding transcriptional regulator, which encodes MATIKDVAALAGISYTTVSHVLNKTRPVSEPVRLKVEAAIAELDYVPSAVARSLKARSTATIGLLVPNSVNPYFAELARGIEDACERNGYCVILCNSDDNPQKQRSYLRVLLEKRIDGLIVASVGEDQDLLDSLGGVRTPMVIVDRALDGVAADLVRIDHEHGAYLATRHLLELGHREIATIAGPADTGVSQLRLAGFRRAMAEAGVAVAKGHVLHSDFTSPGGHAAAARLLDGERPTAIFAANDMIGFGVLRAAAERNIDVPGELSVIGFDDIELSRYVYPALTTVGQSIRELGESAAGLLLSRIGARQHEGAEQRIVAPRIVLRESTGPRPDLFNDYR
- the rbsK gene encoding ribokinase, which encodes MDAKVVVVGSLNMDLVARAQRLPRGGETLAGESFFTAPGGKGANQAVAVARLGASAAMVGNVGDDAYGQQLRQALLAEGVDCQGVSVCEGVSSGVALIVVDAASQNAIVIIPGGNGLLGPESVRRFDHLLQQAEVIICQLEVPGATVAWTLARGRELGKTVILNPAPASGPLPSEWFAHIDYLIPNESEAEALAGVPVSDQDSARRAAERLRQLGAGKVIVTLGADGVLLVDAAGSRHFPAPRVQPVDTTAAGDTFVGGFAAGLAHGLSEEQAIGFGQRAAALSVTRVGAQPSIPYLKELVP
- the rbsD gene encoding D-ribose pyranase — its product is MKKGPLLNIALSRTIAGLGHGDILVIGDAGLPVPPGVEVIDLALTPGIPDFTSVLRVVLSEMQVERHVLAEEMFQAAPLGLIEVEQMHARGEIGQREVMNHADFKALCRQARAVVRTGECRPYSNIALVAGVTF
- a CDS encoding nucleoside hydrolase, yielding MSLKRLLQGAVLMSALAATALQAAPRDLIIDTDPGADDVVALLLAMASPEELKIRAITTVAGNVRLEKTSRNARLAREWGGREEIPVYAGAGRPLVRTPIYAANVHGEEGLTGVQVHEPKKPLAKGNAVQYLIDTLSTAEPHSITIAMLGPQTNLALALIQKPEIVNGIKEVVVMGGAHFNGGNITPAAEFNLFADPHAAEVVLASGVKLTYLPLDVTHKVLTSEARLKQLAAVNNHASKLVVDILDAYIKYDMDTYGIPGGPVHDASVIAYLLKPELFKGRQVHLAVDSREGPTFGQTVADWYGVLKQPANVMWVKEGDAQGFFDLLSARLARLK